Proteins encoded within one genomic window of Glycine soja cultivar W05 chromosome 1, ASM419377v2, whole genome shotgun sequence:
- the LOC114421322 gene encoding protein JINGUBANG-like, which translates to MTGSSRKGRGYMDEGSIHGRKYGKLKKDEFDGYNSDSHPRKNNPITLDAPHLDPQMEADNAPYDPSLSPLSKSPWSSHTNDDAFSGSNENDALVGSLVREEGHIYSLAATKDLLYTGSDSKNIRVWKNQKEFAGFKSNSGLVKAIVIAGEKILTGHQDGRIRVWKVSGKNEQQHKRVATLPTLRNYIKCSMKPSNYVEVRRHRNVIWIKHYDAISCLSLTEDHSLIYSASWDKTFKVWRTSNFKCLESVKAHDDAVNALVVGLNGMVFTGSADGTVKIWRREVQGKGTKHFFSQTLLKQECAVTSLAINEEGNVLYAGSSEGLVNYWVHETNLEHKGVLRGHKLAVLCLAAAGSLVFSGSADMAICVWKRTLSEEHTCVKILSGHTGPVKCLAAEKDPEAMCNERRWILYSGSLDKSVKVWKVSENINAGAQNNNHQPPRLSVDQFPRVSSLRKMGSRRY; encoded by the coding sequence atgacaGGGTCATCGAGAAAAGGACGCGGGTACATGGATGAAGGAAGTATCCATGGAAGAAAGTACGGAAAGTTAAAGAAAGACGAGTTCGATGGTTACAACTCCGATAGCCATCCAAGAAAAAACAACCCCATCACATTGGACGCGCCTCATTTGGATCCTCAAATGGAAGCAGACAACGCTCCCTACGACCCTTCCCTCTCTCCCTTATCCAAATCTCCATGGTCCTCTCACACGAACGATGACGCTTTTTCCGGCTCTAACGAAAATGACGCTCTCGTGGGCTCCCTTGTCCGCGAAGAGGGTCACATTTATTCCCTCGCTGCAACCAAGGACTTGTTATACACGGGTTCCGACAGCAAGAACATCCGCGTGTGGAAGAACCAGAAGGAGTTCGCGGGGTTCAAATCCAACAGCGGCTTGGTGAAAGCCATTGTAATTGCCGGAGAGAAAATCCTCACAGGACACCAAGACGGAAGGATCAGGGTTTGGAAAGTGTCGGGGAAAAACGAGCAACAACACAAGCGCGTGGCGACGCTGCCAACGCTGAGAAACTACATCAAATGTTCCATGAAACCGAGCAACTACGTGGAAGTGAGACGGCACCGTAACGTAATATGGATCAAACACTACGACGCTATTTCCTGCCTCAGTTTAACGGAGGATCATTCTCTCATATACTCCGCCTCGTGGGACAAGACTTTTAAGGTTTGGCGAACATCGAATTTCAAGTGTTTGGAGTCCGTTAAGGCGCACGACGACGCCGTTAACGCGCTTGTTGTGGGGTTGAATGGTATGGTTTTCACGGGGTCCGCTGACGGCACCGTTAAGATTTGGCGGCGCGAGGTTCAGGGGAAGGGGACGAAGCATTTTTTTTCGCAGACGCTGTTGAAGCAGGAGTGTGCGGTGACGTCGCTAGCGATAAATGAAGAGGGGAATGTTCTATACGCGGGTTCCTCTGAAGGGTTGGTGAATTATTGGGTTCATGAAACGAATTTGGAGCATAAAGGGGTTTTGAGGGGACACAAGTTGGCGGTGCTGTGCTTGGCTGCGGCGGGGAGTTTGGTGTTCAGCGGGTCTGCGGACATGGCGATATGCGTGTGGAAGAGGACGCTGAGTGAGGAGCACACGTGCGTGAAAATTCTGTCGGGGCACACTGGGCCTGTTAAGTGTTTGGCGGCGGAGAAGGACCCTGAAGCGATGTGTAACGAGAGAAGGTGGATTTTGTATAGTGGGAGTTTGGATAAGTCGGTGAAGGTGTGGAAAGTGTCGGAGAATATTAATGCGGGTGCGCAGAACAACAACCACCAGCCACCGAGGCTTAGTGTTGATCAGTTCCCCAGAGTGTCTTCCTTAAGGAAAATGGGGTCAAGGAGATACTAG